A stretch of the Geovibrio thiophilus genome encodes the following:
- a CDS encoding restriction endonuclease, whose product MSVPSYDKIMYPLLKLIEDRQEHTVKELLPELSAYFSLSEADLSIMLPSNKKPLFYDRAQWAKTYLSKAKLIDVTRRGYFRITDRGIKTLKEQKGYISKEYLMKFSEFAEFVSPSKKNDVQEIAEDDTSFTPSEQFQSAYKDLKNTLISDIQEQISKCTPSFFEQLVVDVLLGLGYGGSVEDAGRAIGRSGDEGIDGIIKEDVLGLDEIYIQAKKWEGKVGRPEIQKFAGALLGKKAHKGVFITTSEFSAEAVRYAENLERKVVLIDGRKLAELMVKHNIGVSVKDTYEIKEIDTDYFNENML is encoded by the coding sequence ATGAGCGTACCATCATATGACAAAATAATGTATCCGCTGTTAAAACTTATTGAAGACAGGCAGGAACATACCGTCAAAGAACTCCTGCCGGAACTTTCTGCATATTTTTCTCTGTCTGAAGCGGATTTATCTATTATGCTGCCAAGTAACAAAAAACCGCTTTTTTATGACAGAGCGCAATGGGCAAAGACATATCTCTCAAAAGCCAAGCTGATTGACGTTACCAGAAGAGGATATTTCCGGATAACTGACAGAGGCATAAAAACCCTTAAAGAACAGAAAGGATATATCAGCAAAGAGTATCTGATGAAATTTTCTGAGTTTGCCGAATTTGTTTCGCCTTCAAAAAAGAATGATGTTCAGGAGATTGCAGAAGATGACACATCTTTCACGCCTTCGGAGCAGTTCCAGAGCGCATATAAGGATTTGAAAAACACACTCATTTCCGACATTCAGGAGCAGATTTCAAAATGTACTCCATCATTCTTTGAGCAGCTCGTTGTTGATGTCCTATTGGGGCTTGGCTACGGCGGCTCTGTGGAAGATGCCGGACGTGCAATAGGACGCTCCGGTGATGAAGGCATAGACGGAATTATCAAGGAAGACGTTCTTGGTTTGGACGAAATCTATATTCAGGCAAAAAAATGGGAAGGTAAGGTGGGGAGACCTGAAATCCAGAAGTTTGCCGGAGCATTACTTGGCAAAAAAGCGCACAAGGGAGTGTTTATAACTACTTCAGAGTTCAGTGCAGAGGCTGTCAGATATGCCGAAAACCTTGAAAGAAAAGTCGTCCTTATTGACGGGCGCAAGCTGGCGGAGTTGATGGTAAAGCATAATATAGGCGTATCAGTGAAGGATACATATGAAATAAAAGAAATCGATACGGATTACTTTAATGAAAATATGTTGTGA
- a CDS encoding virulence RhuM family protein: MPDKKLIRNSTAEFLIFTGQSGEQSIEARYEDETIWLSQKLMGQLFDVGINTINYHLKEIFESGEISPEATVRKFRIVQTEGSRNVARQVEFYNLDAIISVGYRVNSVRATQFRQWATGVLKEFAIKGYVLDKRRLENGSFLGEDYFERLLEEIREIRLSERRFYQKITDIYATSVDYNKDAPTTKTFFAKVQNKLHYAVHGSTAAELIMNRADSTKEHMGLTTWEKAPDGKIIKSDVSTAKNYLTKDELQSLGRIVNAYLDLAEERARRKIPMTMEDWSKRIDMFLEFDDRAVLQDSGKITAQIAKEHAESEFEKYRIIQDRLFESDFDRMLKRIENKEE; the protein is encoded by the coding sequence ATGCCAGATAAAAAGCTAATCCGCAACAGCACAGCAGAATTTTTGATATTCACCGGACAATCAGGCGAACAGAGCATTGAAGCCAGATATGAGGATGAAACAATATGGCTGTCGCAGAAGTTGATGGGACAGCTTTTTGATGTGGGGATCAACACCATAAACTATCATCTCAAAGAGATTTTTGAGAGTGGAGAAATCAGCCCTGAAGCAACTGTTCGAAAATTTCGAATAGTTCAAACAGAAGGCAGCAGAAACGTTGCCAGACAAGTTGAATTTTATAACCTTGATGCAATAATCTCTGTCGGCTACAGGGTAAATTCTGTTCGGGCTACGCAGTTCCGCCAATGGGCAACGGGCGTGCTGAAAGAATTTGCCATAAAGGGCTATGTCCTTGATAAAAGACGACTGGAAAACGGCAGCTTTCTGGGGGAAGATTACTTTGAGCGTTTGCTTGAGGAAATCAGGGAAATACGCCTTAGTGAGAGACGTTTTTATCAGAAAATAACCGATATTTACGCAACCAGCGTTGATTACAACAAAGACGCACCCACCACCAAAACCTTTTTCGCAAAGGTGCAGAACAAGCTTCATTACGCAGTGCACGGCAGCACGGCGGCGGAGCTAATCATGAACAGGGCAGACAGTACCAAAGAACACATGGGGCTGACTACTTGGGAAAAAGCACCGGACGGAAAAATAATCAAATCTGATGTATCGACAGCAAAAAACTATCTCACCAAAGATGAACTTCAGTCGCTGGGCAGAATCGTGAACGCTTATCTTGACTTGGCAGAGGAAAGAGCGAGGCGCAAAATTCCCATGACAATGGAAGACTGGTCAAAGCGGATAGATATGTTTTTGGAGTTTGACGACCGTGCAGTCTTGCAGGATTCCGGAAAGATAACCGCTCAGATTGCCAAAGAACACGCCGAAAGTGAATTTGAAAAATACCGCATTATTCAGGATCGCTTATTCGAGAGCGATTTTGACAGGATGCTCAAAAGGATAGAAAACAAGGAGGAGTGA
- a CDS encoding type IV secretion system DNA-binding domain-containing protein, which yields MSNGKAYTGFESWKYNLKMSLRMRLFILLALTAVYLGFIGAYILLKYHTEEIKILAKWTASAFWAHFLPKYPFNLVHEGEIFKVTAARYYEIFYEIGIEHINMLKTFAVKSLLVYLGYFPAIWFFKKKANEHSAEDFRRGTEILTPKQLNKLTKKEKCYLKIGEINMPVSAENKHCFIVGRPGTGKTVLTSALIEQIRARGDKAVIYDFKGDYVSRFYDPEKDLLFNPLDSRSVSWNIFADMHTPMDITSMTSSLIPELPHTSQPFFNLAAKDVLNGAFSYLYSTKRKSYAALWEVISKAPEELSEILKNTKGGTAGAIHIADPANKQTGSVMSTLHLYSKIFEYMQDSEKGFSIGDWIKNGSGILFISNYAELKETLRPILTVFIDTIARNLLAQPENTANRLFLMIDEFGTLQKMQKIIELLNLSRSKGGAVFLGIQDIGQIDNIYGKELRSSIINACGTNVIFGVNDPDTADFLSRKIGDREYKTPYSGFTVGSADERNALSLNKQRVKEPLMISSEIMQLPDLKCFVRFPNFSGSVTTLKPKSYMEVQPSFLMRPDLSLDNIFLECREILSELNLKARGGKGVAEIEKF from the coding sequence ATGTCAAATGGTAAAGCATACACAGGCTTTGAGTCTTGGAAATATAACCTGAAAATGTCACTGAGAATGAGACTATTCATACTTTTAGCCCTGACGGCTGTTTATCTGGGATTTATAGGCGCATACATTCTGCTGAAATATCATACGGAAGAAATTAAAATTTTAGCGAAATGGACGGCATCAGCATTTTGGGCACACTTTCTTCCCAAATACCCGTTTAACCTTGTCCATGAGGGTGAAATATTCAAAGTGACCGCAGCGAGATATTACGAAATATTCTATGAAATCGGCATAGAGCATATAAACATGCTGAAGACGTTTGCTGTCAAATCTTTGCTGGTTTATCTGGGCTATTTTCCGGCAATATGGTTCTTTAAAAAGAAAGCGAATGAGCATTCCGCTGAGGATTTCAGGCGAGGAACTGAAATACTCACTCCGAAACAGCTTAATAAGCTGACAAAGAAAGAAAAATGCTATTTGAAAATCGGTGAAATCAATATGCCTGTTTCCGCCGAAAACAAGCATTGCTTCATAGTCGGCCGCCCCGGTACTGGCAAAACTGTTCTGACCAGCGCACTAATTGAACAGATAAGAGCCAGAGGCGATAAGGCAGTCATCTACGACTTCAAAGGTGATTATGTCAGCAGATTTTATGATCCGGAAAAAGATTTGCTGTTCAATCCTCTGGACAGCCGCTCTGTCAGCTGGAACATTTTTGCTGATATGCACACCCCGATGGATATAACATCCATGACATCATCCCTGATACCTGAGCTTCCACACACTTCGCAGCCTTTCTTCAATCTTGCCGCCAAAGATGTTCTTAACGGGGCATTCAGCTATCTTTACAGCACAAAAAGGAAAAGCTATGCCGCTCTTTGGGAGGTCATCAGCAAAGCTCCCGAAGAACTTTCTGAAATTCTCAAAAATACCAAGGGCGGCACTGCCGGAGCAATACACATCGCTGATCCGGCAAACAAGCAGACAGGCTCTGTTATGTCAACCCTGCACCTGTATTCAAAGATCTTTGAGTATATGCAGGACAGCGAGAAAGGTTTCAGCATCGGTGACTGGATTAAAAACGGTTCGGGGATACTCTTCATATCCAACTATGCAGAGCTGAAGGAGACACTGCGCCCTATTCTGACTGTGTTTATAGACACTATCGCCAGAAACCTGCTGGCACAGCCGGAGAACACAGCCAACAGGCTTTTCCTGATGATTGATGAATTCGGCACGCTCCAGAAAATGCAGAAGATTATTGAACTGCTGAATCTCTCGCGAAGTAAAGGCGGTGCGGTGTTTCTCGGCATTCAGGATATTGGTCAGATAGACAATATTTACGGCAAAGAGTTGAGGAGCAGCATAATCAATGCTTGCGGCACAAATGTCATTTTCGGAGTAAATGACCCTGACACGGCGGATTTCCTCAGCCGGAAAATAGGCGACAGGGAATATAAAACTCCTTATTCCGGCTTTACGGTTGGATCTGCCGATGAAAGGAACGCCCTCTCCCTGAACAAACAGAGAGTCAAAGAGCCGCTGATGATTTCCTCAGAAATAATGCAGCTGCCCGATTTAAAATGCTTTGTCCGCTTTCCAAACTTTTCCGGCAGCGTAACAACCCTGAAGCCCAAATCATACATGGAAGTTCAGCCCAGTTTCCTCATGCGGCCGGATTTGTCTCTGGATAACATCTTTCTGGAATGCAGGGAAATTCTTAGCGAACTGAATTTAAAAGCACGGGGAGGAAAAGGTGTCGCTGAAATAGAGAAATTCTAG